In Thermoproteales archaeon, one DNA window encodes the following:
- a CDS encoding YkgJ family cysteine cluster protein, whose protein sequence is MPKSRHKYLGWRNVKGWTCIRCGACCKNYIIQLSPGEAMYYTIKYGPVAVKFQGKHYLLKKPDGSCIFLGYSQGKAVCMIYHDRPRVCRIYPFLITKEPLKGNGEDAEIVFRGKSLYLYVDAACPGVDTANNMKYLITPVLNVWRQFFPRKS, encoded by the coding sequence TTGCCTAAAAGCAGGCACAAATACTTGGGATGGAGAAACGTTAAAGGATGGACTTGCATTAGATGCGGCGCTTGTTGCAAAAACTACATTATACAGCTTTCGCCAGGCGAGGCAATGTACTACACTATTAAATATGGGCCGGTAGCAGTAAAATTTCAAGGTAAACACTATCTTTTGAAAAAACCTGACGGCTCATGCATCTTCCTAGGATACAGCCAGGGCAAGGCGGTTTGTATGATCTATCATGACAGGCCTAGAGTATGCAGAATATATCCTTTTTTAATAACAAAAGAGCCATTAAAGGGGAATGGGGAGGATGCTGAAATAGTTTTTAGAGGAAAATCCTTATACCTTTATGTTGACGCTGCATGTCCAGGAGTAGACACTGCCAATAACATGAAGTATTTAATAACTCCTGTTTTGAATGTTTGGAGGCAGTTCTTCCCGAGAAAGTCTTAG
- a CDS encoding CPBP family intramembrane metalloprotease has protein sequence MQNNHLILAGIVGLVIIAAISSIIYMLGKGMKMEEERLRFFSDSIAHITALLYLTIVVFKNSTIKKLLNCHRILRNTVLLSVPSLFFILAIEYMFKKYANIEFNPLQNIDLLQVAPILLIITPMVEEIIFRGLILTGLEKHIGEIPAILLSSILFTIAHVQALHPQLLPIVFIESIILSYPVVRWSSLTPCIITHALINLQAIIISFF, from the coding sequence ATGCAGAATAACCACCTTATCCTAGCTGGAATAGTAGGTTTAGTTATAATTGCGGCAATTTCCTCGATAATTTATATGCTAGGAAAAGGAATGAAGATGGAGGAGGAACGTTTAAGATTCTTCTCGGACAGCATCGCCCATATTACAGCGTTGCTATATTTGACAATTGTTGTTTTTAAAAACTCGACGATAAAAAAGCTACTAAACTGTCATAGAATATTGAGAAATACTGTTTTATTATCGGTACCCAGCTTATTCTTCATTCTCGCAATAGAATATATGTTTAAAAAATATGCAAATATAGAATTTAACCCTTTACAGAATATAGATCTCCTGCAGGTAGCTCCAATCCTGCTTATTATAACGCCTATGGTTGAGGAGATCATATTTAGAGGCTTAATTTTAACTGGCTTAGAAAAGCACATTGGAGAAATACCTGCAATTCTATTATCCTCCATACTATTCACTATAGCCCACGTACAAGCCCTACATCCACAATTACTTCCAATAGTGTTCATAGAAAGTATAATATTATCATATCCAGTGGTAAGATGGAGTAGCTTAACGCCCTGCATTATTACGCACGCGCTGATTAACTTGCAGGCGATAATAATTTCATTTTTCTAA